The sequence below is a genomic window from Nostoc flagelliforme CCNUN1.
AGTTCGATCCAACCATCAGCAACACAACCAGTTTGTCGCACTTTCGCGTGATTGAAACGAGTAAATTGACTTCTCTCACTGCTGAGTTTCACAGTGAATTGTTCACTTTCAGATTTTTTAATCAGTAGAGTTTCAATCAGTTGATTAAAGCTGACTTCTAACGCAGATAATTCCTCAATTTTCATAGATATTAAATATTAATAGAGAATAGGGGAGGGGAGAAAGTTAGGAGTTAGGAGTTAGGAGTTATGAGTTGAAGACTTTTTGTAATTCAAAACTTCTAACTCCTGTACAGACGCGATTAATCGCGTCTGTACTCCTAACTATTGTATTTTTCAAGTTCCTCCACCAAAAACTTCGACATTAGCAAATACACAAACGGGTGAACCATGTCCTACCCAAATAGCCTGATTTGGTTCTCCTTTACCACAATAAGGAGTACCATACATTTGCCAGTTGTCAGCATTTCCTACTTGGATTAAGCTGTGCCAAAAGTCTGGCGTTGTGGCGCGATAGTTGGGATTGCGGAGGGTTTTGGTGAGTTTACCGTTTTCAATTAATTTAGCGTACTCACAACCAAATTGGAATTTGTAGCGGCGATCGTCAATTGACCAAGATCGGTTAGATTCCATATAAACGCCGTGTTCTATGCCGCCAATAATGTCTTCAAAGCTAGCGTTTAGAGGCTCTAAATTTAAGTTTGCCATGCGATCGATCGCAGGTCGATTCCATGATGAAGCACGGGCACAGGCAACTCCTGGTACACCTGCTCTGGCTTGACTCTCTAGACTGCCTAAACCCCGTTGGAGTACACCTTCTTTAACTAAATATTCCTTTGTTGCTACAGCACCCGTATCATCAAAGCCATAGCTGGCAAATTCACCAGGCACGGTGGGATCAAAGGTAATGTTCATCAGTGGCGAACCATATACTAGGTTGCCAAAATCACTTTTATTAACGAAGCTGCCCCCAGCATAGTTACGCTCATCTCCCAAAATTCGGTCAATTTCTAGGGGATGCCCCACACTTTCATGGATTTGCAGCATCATTTGGTCTGGGGCTAAAACTAAATTGGTACGAGTGGTAGGGCATTCTTCTGCTGTCAAGAGTTCTACTGCTTGTTCACCAATTTGCCGCACCCGATGCCATAAGTTTTTTTGCTCTAAAAGCTCTAGTCCACCTTGATAACAGTTTGCGTGAGAACCATTGTTAGTACGCTGCTGTACAACCGCACCATCTTGGGCGGTGGCTCCATAATGAGTGCCTATAGATAGAGTTTTTTGATAGACTTCTGAGCCGTTGCTGCTAATAAACCAAGACTCTCTCTCAATGGTGCTAGCACTGGCTATGGTTTGCACAATCTTGTCGTCAACTTTCAGCGTTTGGCAAATCCGAACCAGTAAATCGTTGATTTCTCCCGGACTCAAAGCATCCAATGGCTCAAGGTATGGAGATTTATATTCACCAACGACTTTAGGGCGCTCACTTTCACGGAAGGGATGTATCCACCATTCACTGGCTGCTAGTGCCTGTTTATAGGCTGTTTCGGCAGCAGCTTGTAGAGAAGGCAGTTCCAGAGAGTTAGTTGCTGCATAACCTAGACAGCCATTTACCAAAACCTCTAGCATGGCTCCTACAGTGAAGGATTTGCCATTTACCTGGGGTAAGCCGTCACGGACTGAACGGGTTGTACAAGTCTCCTTTACGGCTCTAATACCGATCCAATCAGCAGGAATGTCGAAACTAGCGATCGCTTTCTTAAGTTCAGACCACATAATTTAAGGGAATAGGGAATTGGGCATGGGGCATGGGGCATGGGGCATGGGAAAGAGGTAGAGGGGTGGGGGACAGAGGGGAAAATTATTCTCCCTTGCTCCCTGCTCCCTGCTCCCTTGCTTCTTCCTCACTCCCCACTCTCCCTAATTCCGATGCCAGCGCGTGCCATCACGGCTATCAATTAGCGTAATACCTTCTGCTTGGAGTTCGTCACGAATGCGATCGCTTTCGGCAAAATTCTTGGCTTTACGTGCTTCTTGCCTTTGCTGAATTTTCGCTTCAATTTCTGCATCGCTTAAACCATCATTCTTGTCAGGTTCTGCTTCTATCTCGGCTTCTAAACCTAAAACTCCAGCCAATGTGACGAGAGTTTGCCATTGACGCTTTAACTTATCAGGGGAAGTTTCGGTTTTCCCTTCATGCACAATAATATTTCCTTCACGGCCCAGTTCTTTGGCTAATTCAAACAGTACTGTTAAGCCACCAGGAAAATTAAAGTCGTTATTTACAACTTCTTGAAAGCGTTCAATAGTTTCAGGGAGTAGTGAGGCAGTTCCTCCTCCCCACTCTCCACTCCCCACTCCCCAACCTAGTTGTTTACCGTATTGGTAGCCGAAAAGTAAACCTTCCTTAATGGTGTGCCAACTGTTGGTTGCTCCGGCGATCGCTTCGTCGGTAAAATCTATGGGTGTGCGATATTGAGCGGTCAGCACGAACAACCGTACTGCCATCGGGTCAACTCCTCGATCCAGTAATTCTCGAATAGTGATAAAGTTGCCCAAAGATTTGGACATTTTTTCACCATCTACCTTTACCATGCCGTTATGTAACCAATAACGCGCCAGGGGTTTTCCTGTCACAGCCTCAGATTGGGCAATTTCGTTTTCGTGATGGGGAAAAATTAAGTCAGCACCACCAGCATGAATATCTATGGTATCACCCAGGCGATCGCGCACCATTGCCGAGCATTCAATGTGCCACCCTGGACGACCTGCGCCCCACGGTGACTCCCAAGCTGGTTCTCCTGGTTTTGCTGCCTTCCATAAAGCAAAATCAAAGGGGTCTTTCTTTTTTTGGTACTCTGGATCTTCTACGTTGACGCGATCGCTTTTCCCGGCTTGCATATCCTCTAACTTGCGTCCAGAAAGCTTGCCATACTCAGCAAATTGCCGCACTGCATAATACACATCGCCGTCAGCAGGGTAAGCAAAACCTTTATTTTCCAACTCATGAATTAACCGTTGAATGCCATTCATCGTATGGGTAGCACGGGGATATTCATCAGCTTCTTTGATTCCCAGCCGCGCCATATCCTCAAAATATGCTTTGATAAAGCGATCGGCTACAGCTTCCATTGATGAATGTTCAACACAGGCGCGATTCAGAATCTTGTCATCAATATCAGTAAAATTTTGGATATATCGCACTTCATAGCCGATAAACTGGAGGTATCGGCGGATTACATCCCAAACGATGCAAGCTCTCGCATGACCCAAATGGCAGTAGTCGTACACCGTCACGCCGCAGTAATACATCTTAACTTTGCCTGCTTCGACTGTTTCAAACGGTTCTTGACGACGGGTGAGGGTATTGTAAAGGGTTAGGGTCATAACAGAGTAATGCTGAAATAAGAAGATAAGTAATAATAGGGTAAAGCAGATGGGATGACAGTCCAGCATCCCTATGCTAGTACGTCACGGCGGAAATCAACATACTATTGGACAAAATCTCGAAAGCCCAGAAATCAAGGGTTTTTGACTTTTGACCCTTCGACTGCGCTCAGGGTCAAGGCTGAGCGAAGCCGAAGCCTTGACTTTTAACTTCCGCCTTGCGGCGCTAGTGTTTTCTGGACTATCTGCGCTACATTACTATTTTTTGACTATTTGATAACAGCGCTATGCAATCAGCAGTTACACCCGAATCTTCGGCAATGGATACGCCCAAACAAGGAATGCCAGTAACAATTATTACGGGTTTCCTTGGTAGTGGCAAGACAACTTTACTCAATCATATCCTCAACAACCAACAGGGTTTGAAAACCGCAGTTCTCGTGAATGAATTTGGCGAAATTGGCATCGACAACGAGCTAATTGTTTCCACTGGTGAGAACATGGTGGAGCTAAATAATGGTTGTATTTGCTGCACTATTAATAATGATTTGGTAGATGCAGTTTACAAAGTTTTAGAACGCCAAGAAAATCTAGATTATCTAGTAGTGGAAACAACTGGATTGGCAGATCCGCTACCAGTAGCTTTAACATTTCTGGGTACAGAATTGCGAGATTTAACTCGCTTAGATTCGATTATTACCGTAGTAGACGCGGCAAATTACAGCCTAGATTTATTTAACTCTCAGGCAGCATACAGCCAAATTGCTTATGGTGATGTAATTGTACTGAACAAAACTGATTTGGTTGATGAAGCCACATTAAATGAGTTAGAAACAAAAATTAACGAAGTTAAGGAAGGAGCGCGAATTCTCCGCACGACGCGATCGCAAGTGCCACTTCCGTTAATTCTCAGTGTTGGTCTGTTTGAGTCTGATAAATATTTTGACACAGTGGTGGATGAACACGACCACCACGATCATGAACATCACGATCATCATGATGATCACGATCACTCAACATGCGGTCATGATCATCACGACCATGACCATGATCACCACGATCACCATCATTCTGACCATTTAGAAAATGATGGTTTTACTTCCATCTCTTTCCAAAGCGATAAGCCTTTTTCTATTAGAAAGTTTCAGTATTTCTTAGATAACCAGCTACCCTCAAATATCTTCCGAGCCAAGGGGATTATGTGGTTTGATGAAAGTCCGAAGCGTCATATTTTCCACCTATGCGGTAAACGCTTCACCTTGGATGATGATGAATGGCAAGGTCAACTGAAAAACCAGTTAGTGCTAATTGGTCAAAATTTGGATCGAGAGACTTTAATTAGTCAACTGGAAAAGTGCATTTGTCTACCTTCAACCTCTCGCGGTAAAGGATTTGGTAAATAAAGTTAGGAGTTAGAGACGCGATTAATCGCGTCTGTACAAAAGTTTAATACTCGTTCCCAGGCTCCACCTGGGAACGAGTATTAATGGCTCCGCCATCGATTTTGAACAATGAAAATGAGAGAATAGCATAGGCCTAGCCTGTCGTAGACATCGCTTCCTCACTCCCCTGCATTTACGCGCGAGTGTTTTGCCAATAATTACAAATTACGAATTAGTTAAAATGCGCGTTGTTATCCAGCGAGTCAAATCATCTCAAGTTGTAGTTAATGGTGAAATTGTCGGCAAAATCGGGCGGGGGCTAAATTTACTCGTAGGCATAGCCAATACTGATACTGATGCTGAAATCGACTGGATGGTGCGTAAGTGCTTGGAATTACGGCTGTTTCCTGACGAGGAAGGAGATGATCGCTGGCAAAAATCTATACAAGAAATTGGCGGCGATTTGTTAGTAGTCAGTCAGTTTACCCTTTACGGTGACTGTCGCAAAGGTCGTCGTCCTTCTTTTGACCGTTCAGCCGCTCCCCAATCAGCAGCAGATTTGTATAATCGTTTTGTTACCAAGTTAAAAGCTAGCGGTTTGCAAGTGGAAACAGGTCAATTTGGTGCAATGATGCATGTTACAATTGAAAACGATGGCCCAGTAACTTTGTTACTTGAAAAAGAAGCAATTTAAGTATATACACTAAAAAGATGAATAACAGTACCCTCTAGACCGTGGTGTTCTAATTGATGAGAGAATATTAAATTAACCATCACAAAAGTTTAAATTCAGTCATCATGGCGAAAATCCAGTTTTCTAGAGGTCTTGACGAAGAAGTAACTCCAGAGGTACGCTTGACGCGATCGCGCACTGGTGACAGTGGCACAGCGACGTTTATTTTTACCAATCCAAAGATTTTAGATCAAGGTAGCACCGAAGATATTACCGGGATGTACCTGATTGACCAAGAAGGAGAGATAATTACCCGTGAAGTTAAAGCTAAATTTATCAACGGGAAACCGGAAGCATTAGAAGCACTTTACGTGATGAAATCTCCCCAAGAATGGGAGCGCTTTATGCGCTTCATGGAACGGTATGCTGAAGAAAACGATCTGGGACTGAGCAAAAATGAGGCATAGGGTATAGGGCATGGGGCATGGGGCATGGGGAATTGTCATGTTCAATGAATGCACCATTTACCATGCCCAATTATCCATTAGTCAAAATTCATGAGTGACATATAATGCCACAACCCCACCCAGACTCGCCTAAAATGACTGTAACTTGTGCTGTGGTTACTGTCAGTGATACACGCACTTTTGAAACAGACAAAAGTGGCCAGCTAATTCAGCAGTTACTCCTTGGTGCTAACCATGCTGTAGGAGCCTACACAATTATCAAAGATGAGCCAACACAAATTCAAGATCAGATAGAAAATTTAGGTAAAAGCTCAAATTTAAATGCTGTAATTTTCAGTGGTGGTACAGGCATTGCACCAAGAGATACTACTTATGATGCCATTGAAAAGTTACTGGAGAAAACCTTACCGGGATTTGGTGAGTTATTCCGTTTTTTAAGTTATCAAGAAATTGGTTCGCGGGCGATCGCTTCTCGCGCTGTTGCTGGTGTTTATCAAAATAAATTAATTTTCTCGCTTCCTGGTTCCAGTAATGCTGTGCAACTGGCGATGGAAAAATTGATTTTACCCGAACTCACTCACTTGGTAAGTCAGGTTTGTAATTAATCATTGGTCAATAGTCATTAGGATGAAAAAGCACGAATAATTGTGAAGAACTATTATTAAATGATGACTCATGACTTCGATTTCCCCCCATGTCTAAAGCCATTGGCTCTGCACGGCGCAAGGACTTTGAGAAAATGAGCAGCCTTTGAGAAAGTTACTTACTATAAAAACTTTTGTAAAACTAAGGCATAAGACACTGAAATCATCCCTTATCTACTTACATTTTGAGTGTATCCAGAACTATAGTGAAACGGATAAAATTTTAATATCAGGTCAGTAATGGAGCCTATTTACTGGAATTGCATAATTGCTCACGGCATAACTGCATTTTCATACTTTGGCATCCCCATAGTAATAGGGGTTTTCTTTGCCAAAACTAAAGCAACTATCCCGAATAAGTTTTGGTTAGCTTTTTTATTATCAGGTGGATTCGTATTATTTTGCGGATTTCATCACTTTCTGGCGATGTTTGAGCCACATATAGGAGTGTCCCTGCTGCACTTAGGCGTACTAGATGTAATGGCGCTTGTTTCCTTGTCTGCCTTATTCTACCTGATGCCAACCGCTTATCAAATTGTAGAAGCGATCGCCAAATCTCAAGAAAATACCCGCGAACTTCAACGCAGCCAGCAGATGCAACGGCTATTCTTAGATCAGGGCCCCTTTGGAGCCTATATCAAAGATGAGCAATCTAGAGTGCTTTATTACAACCATGAGCTACAGTCTCGATTTTCGGTAGATTCACAAGAATGGTTGGGAAAAACCGATAGTGAATTTTTGCCATATCCAGAAGAAGGACGGCGGGTTATGGAAAACGATCAAGTCGTTTTGAAGACTCTACGCCCCTTGAAGCTGATTGAAGAGGTAAAGATACCTGGTAACGATCAGCCGTGCTACTGGCTATCGTTTAAGTTTCCGTTTAGCGATGGTGC
It includes:
- the dtd gene encoding D-aminoacyl-tRNA deacylase, with the translated sequence MRVVIQRVKSSQVVVNGEIVGKIGRGLNLLVGIANTDTDAEIDWMVRKCLELRLFPDEEGDDRWQKSIQEIGGDLLVVSQFTLYGDCRKGRRPSFDRSAAPQSAADLYNRFVTKLKASGLQVETGQFGAMMHVTIENDGPVTLLLEKEAI
- a CDS encoding CobW family GTP-binding protein; the encoded protein is MQSAVTPESSAMDTPKQGMPVTIITGFLGSGKTTLLNHILNNQQGLKTAVLVNEFGEIGIDNELIVSTGENMVELNNGCICCTINNDLVDAVYKVLERQENLDYLVVETTGLADPLPVALTFLGTELRDLTRLDSIITVVDAANYSLDLFNSQAAYSQIAYGDVIVLNKTDLVDEATLNELETKINEVKEGARILRTTRSQVPLPLILSVGLFESDKYFDTVVDEHDHHDHEHHDHHDDHDHSTCGHDHHDHDHDHHDHHHSDHLENDGFTSISFQSDKPFSIRKFQYFLDNQLPSNIFRAKGIMWFDESPKRHIFHLCGKRFTLDDDEWQGQLKNQLVLIGQNLDRETLISQLEKCICLPSTSRGKGFGK
- a CDS encoding MogA/MoaB family molybdenum cofactor biosynthesis protein, translating into MMPQPHPDSPKMTVTCAVVTVSDTRTFETDKSGQLIQQLLLGANHAVGAYTIIKDEPTQIQDQIENLGKSSNLNAVIFSGGTGIAPRDTTYDAIEKLLEKTLPGFGELFRFLSYQEIGSRAIASRAVAGVYQNKLIFSLPGSSNAVQLAMEKLILPELTHLVSQVCN
- the cysS gene encoding cysteine--tRNA ligase; translated protein: MTLTLYNTLTRRQEPFETVEAGKVKMYYCGVTVYDYCHLGHARACIVWDVIRRYLQFIGYEVRYIQNFTDIDDKILNRACVEHSSMEAVADRFIKAYFEDMARLGIKEADEYPRATHTMNGIQRLIHELENKGFAYPADGDVYYAVRQFAEYGKLSGRKLEDMQAGKSDRVNVEDPEYQKKKDPFDFALWKAAKPGEPAWESPWGAGRPGWHIECSAMVRDRLGDTIDIHAGGADLIFPHHENEIAQSEAVTGKPLARYWLHNGMVKVDGEKMSKSLGNFITIRELLDRGVDPMAVRLFVLTAQYRTPIDFTDEAIAGATNSWHTIKEGLLFGYQYGKQLGWGVGSGEWGGGTASLLPETIERFQEVVNNDFNFPGGLTVLFELAKELGREGNIIVHEGKTETSPDKLKRQWQTLVTLAGVLGLEAEIEAEPDKNDGLSDAEIEAKIQQRQEARKAKNFAESDRIRDELQAEGITLIDSRDGTRWHRN
- the psb28 gene encoding photosystem II reaction center protein Psb28, coding for MAKIQFSRGLDEEVTPEVRLTRSRTGDSGTATFIFTNPKILDQGSTEDITGMYLIDQEGEIITREVKAKFINGKPEALEALYVMKSPQEWERFMRFMERYAEENDLGLSKNEA
- a CDS encoding TldD/PmbA family protein; translated protein: MWSELKKAIASFDIPADWIGIRAVKETCTTRSVRDGLPQVNGKSFTVGAMLEVLVNGCLGYAATNSLELPSLQAAAETAYKQALAASEWWIHPFRESERPKVVGEYKSPYLEPLDALSPGEINDLLVRICQTLKVDDKIVQTIASASTIERESWFISSNGSEVYQKTLSIGTHYGATAQDGAVVQQRTNNGSHANCYQGGLELLEQKNLWHRVRQIGEQAVELLTAEECPTTRTNLVLAPDQMMLQIHESVGHPLEIDRILGDERNYAGGSFVNKSDFGNLVYGSPLMNITFDPTVPGEFASYGFDDTGAVATKEYLVKEGVLQRGLGSLESQARAGVPGVACARASSWNRPAIDRMANLNLEPLNASFEDIIGGIEHGVYMESNRSWSIDDRRYKFQFGCEYAKLIENGKLTKTLRNPNYRATTPDFWHSLIQVGNADNWQMYGTPYCGKGEPNQAIWVGHGSPVCVFANVEVFGGGT